The Argentina anserina chromosome 5, drPotAnse1.1, whole genome shotgun sequence genome includes the window AATGTTACATCTTGATTTAAATGAGATTATATTTGGACGATTCAGAAAAATAATCACGTTTTGTCTCTGAACTCACACTACTTCAGTTTTGTCCGTCTCAAAACACTCAATGAAAAGACTCAAAACTTGTGATGTATAATAAGATACATCATACATGCAATAAGTTCTAAGTTAACCAGCAACACATGTATACAACTAATTCTTCAATTATTTGAAAGATAAGTTTTGAAGATATCTCTTCACGCTCTTCTAATTTATTAGTTATACTAGTTGGTCCAATATAAACCCATTAATGACCAAAATTGAATGGGATTACCATAACAAGTACCCACATATACAAATGCACCCTGACCACTACCCATAAATTTAGTCCATAGAATTTCAAAACGTGAATGATAACTTGAATGAAGTGACCTTCATGCTTGTTCTCCAGGTTTGCTTGGCTTATAGATTGCTTccattaaaaatttaaaaccgTGGCTTGGCTTATAGATTGCCGATCCctctttttaataatttgCATTAGGACCAAGAAGGGCCAGAATAGTAATTTAACATGAAAGAGAAAAGTGGTGGTCAACCCAGATTGGGCCTCGGGCTGGGTGTCCCAGTCAtcccaaaaacaacaaaaaggaCAAAAGCACCCCTAAAGGACAACCCTTTTTCTCCCGCCTCCGTTTTCACATTGACCCTACAGTTACAGCCTCTCTTTCCCTAAACAGtaggggggagagagagaagaaaacagTCGGGGTCAAAATAGTCACACCCGCTTTCCTTCCCGACCCCACTCCTCACCGTGTCATCCTATCTGGCAGCCTCAACTCGCCAGGTGTAACCGTCAAAACAACCTCAAATATCAAAACCTTCCAAATTTTTACCATCTGACGAGGTAAAATTATTTGAGTCCAAACTTCCACTATTTTCTAGTCAGCAAATTTTGGAGGGATTCGAATTCGTGCAGTTGTCATGAGAAATTAGTCTAATTATACTCTTCTGAATATCAATTTTAAACAAATCGTAAACTTTTGAAATCTAACCAATTAACGTATTGAAAATTAGTTTGGTCGTCTAATCCGGCCTTTGAGTTTGAACTTCAAGTAGTTTCAAGTTCGATTGCGGTAAGAAAATAGTCTGATTCTATTTCGATAATGTCAAAGTGTATACAAAGTATCCAGTAAACGTAACCGAGATAAATTACTTattggaaagaaaaaataaaataaaaagtttaCATTTTACTCTCTCTCTATGTATCAAAAGCGAGGGCAGTGAGtctaaaatataaaagaaacacTGGCactgcctctctctctctctcacagttccttctttctttttcaattcctcgatttaaaaaaaaaatgaaaaatgaccTTTGGTGTTATTTGGGTTGTTGAGCGGTGCCGGAAAATCGCGTAGgccagaagagagagagagagagagagcttatTTTTCTCCCCggtgttcttttctttcccgGCGAGAGAGGTCAAAGAAATAGCTGAAGGCGGTTGGGCCGAGTCAAATGTGAGAGATGGGAAGTGGAGTCTCCACCCTCTCCTCTTGCTTCAGATCGGCGACTCCGACTCCCgaccaaaacgacgtcgtcttCTCCGCCTCGGAGCCCTTAGACGAAACCCTAGGCCATTCTTTCTGCTATGTAAGGTCCTCCGCCCGCTTCCTCTCTCCCACGCAGTCGGATCGCTTTCTTTCCCCTTCCAACTCCCTCCGCTTCTCGCCGCCGCACGACTCTACCTCCGCCGCCCgctcgggtcgggtcgggtggCACGAGACCGGGTTCAAGGCCATATCCGGAGCCTCGGTGAGTGCCAACAGCTCGACGCCGAGGACTGTGCTCCAGCTCGACAATATTTACGACGATGCCACTGAGACTGTCCTCGGCGGCGGAGGCGGAGTCAGGGGCAGCATAGTCAATGGCTTCGAGAGCACGTCGTCGTTCAGCTCCTTGCCGCTGCAGCCGGTGCCGAGGGGCGGCGAGCCGTCGGGGCCGATGGAGCGGGGCGGCTTCTTTCTCTCCGGTCCGATAGAGCGCGGCGCTCTCTCCGGCCCGCTCGAGTCCAACCCTCCCGGACCGGACGGCGGCGTCCACTTCTCGGCGCCGCTCGGCGGTCTTTACCCGAAGAAGCGGCGGAAGAAGGGCATTTCCGCGATCCGGAAGGCGTTTTACCGCAACTTCGAGAAGAAGCAGCGGCCGTGGGTGGTGCCGGTGCTGAATAACTTCGCCGGAAGGAAGGAGGGGCCGACGGCGAACGGGGAGGAGCACGAACAAGGGAGGAGCAATGAGGCCAATGTGCAGTGGGCGCTCGGCAAAGCCGGAGAGGATCGTGTACATGTGGTGGTCTCGGAGGAGCAAGGGTGGCTGTTTGTTGGGATTTACGATGGGTTTAACGGCCCCGATGCGCCGGAGTTCTTGATGGGGAATCTTTACCGTGCTTTCTACATTGAGCTTCAGGGCTTGTTTTGGGAGGTTGATGATGCTGAGGCCCAAGAAGGTAGTCACATTAATCAGCCAAATGCGTGTCAAGAAGTTAATGCTACTAACTCCGCTTCGGACGCTGGAAATGAGGAGGTGAAAATTGATGGGGAAGTAGTTTTAGAAGGTGGAAATGGGTCAAATTTGAGTCCTTCTCCGGCGGGGGATAGGACAAAGAGAGTGACATTTCAGCCGGAGGGGAGGAGGAGGCGGTTGTGGGAGTTACTCCGTGAGGCTGAGGCTGAAGAAGGGCTGGACCTTTCGGGTTCAGAGAGGTTTGCGTTTTCTGTGGACGATGCTCTTACTGTCAGCAATGCTGGCACGGCTGGTTCTGCGGAGAGTAGGAGGTGGCTTTTGTTGTCGAAGTTGAAACAGGGATTGTCAAAGCATAGGGAAGGGCAGGGTAATGGTAAAAAGTTGTTTCCGTGGAGGTTTGGTTTGGAGGATAAAGAGAAGGTGGAGGTTGAGAATAgagtagaggaggaggaggaggaggaggagaggtcTGCTCCACCTGGTAGGAGAAGGAAGGAGGGTCCGGTTGATCATGAGTTGGTGTTGAGGGCATTGTCAAGGGCGTTACATGTGACCGAGCTTGCTTATTTGGATATGACCGATAAGGTCATCGATACCAATCCAGAGCTTGCTTTGATGGGGTCGTGCTTGTTGGTTGTGCTAATGAGGGATGAGGATGTGTATGTAATGAATGTCGGGGATAGTAGAGCAATTGTTGCGCATTATGAGCCGGAGGAAGTTGGTTCAAGCAAAAAGTCAGGTGAGCAGAAGGACAATGGGTTGAGTGCTGAGGACATAACTGAGGCGTCCTCAGCTGTGGGCGATGAGGCTCCTACGCAAGCAATGAGATTGACTGCATTGCAGCTGTCCACTGATCACAGCACGAGCATTGAAGAAGTAAGTTATGTGGTCCTCATATGATGTGCCTTTAATATCTCATGCTACTATGGTTTCGATCTGTCATCTACCTATGTGACATATGGTTTGTTTAGTTTTTTATCTGGGGATTATTTTGCTCTACAAGCTAAGCTTTGTTATCATATATCTTTCTATGGAAAAATTCCACACTACTATAAGCAACTATTTCAAGTGCTTAAGCCAAATACATGATTGTTTAAGTCACCTCTTGGTTCTTTAGTTCCTCTTCCCTACATTTTAAGGCAGCATGCTTGGCAGTTTCATCTCCTGCTTATGCTTTCATGCATTTCGGTCTAAGATTCTGTTGAGAGTTTTACTGGCTGAAGTGCACAATTTGGTGATGTGCTTAGTGTAGACAGCTACCCTAGATGTTACTCTTGATTATTCGTGGGCTAAACTCCTTAGGTAACCTTGCTTTCCGTTTCTTCATATCATGTTGAGAATAAAGTATTGACATCCTACTACTAAGTTGTCTTCCACATTCTCGCATCCTATTATCGACTTCCAATCTAGATATCATCTCTTGGTCATAGAAAATGTCAGAATTGCATGATACAACTTGTGTTTGTACCTGAACTGTTTGACTACCCCATTGTATCATCTGTTGGTTAAATTTGATCCTGTTCAATTCACATCAGCACCTTGATTGCCTTTGGTGGGACATGGTAGGCTGAAAGAATTGAGGAATCTTCCCTTTTTCCGTTTTTTGTGTTCCATCTTTATTTCTGTCCTGCCATATTCTTTTTGCATCAACATTTTCCCAAATGGACATGAATGATGTATGGAAGCTTCCTTCCAATGTCCTTTTCCTTTTGGATGTTAATGTCTCCATGGGACTGTATAGTTTgtctacattttttttttattatgcaGTCTTTTCTGTTAGGTTCTCCAGCGGTACATTGTACATCATCGCAATTACTGAATAACATGCAGTGGCACAATCTTTATGTCATTTCATTCACGATGATTATTGTGTTTCTTCTTTGAACCATACTATTCTTATTGTTTATCCAGCCCATACTTCCTTTTGCCGCTATTGATGGCATCATATTTGATTAGTTTCCTGGCCATATTGTGGATGCACTTTTCTTTAacaattatcttttcaatttgcaGGAAGTGATAAGAATAAAGAACGAACACCCAGATGACAAAAACTGTATTCTCAATGATAGAGTGAAAGGTCGTCTTAAGGTTACCAGGGCATTTGGGGCAGGCTTCCTGAAACAGGTCCTACGGATGTACTTTTTAATTGTcctaatataatataatttttgcATAGTTTACAGTTAACTCTTGATCTTGCTACATATCAAAATGCTACTACTATTTCTTATAACAGTCTAAATCTTGTCATGGACTCATGGTTGGCCAAAATTGATTTAGGGTTTGGTGTTTGAATGCTGCATGAAGTATACCATATAAGAAACATATTTACAGTTGGTAATGATGTGATCTGCATTGTTTGTGCAGCCCAAGTTCAATGCTCCACTATTGGAAATGTTTCGGAATGAGTATATTGGTACCGCACCATACATCTCATGTTTGCCTTCTCTTTGCCACCACAGAATCTGCCCTAGTGATCAGTTTTTGATTCTCTCATCTGACGGTCTTTATCAGTATCTAACCAATCAGGAAGTTGTTTCTCATGTGGAAACTTTTATGGAAAAGTTTCC containing:
- the LOC126793362 gene encoding protein phosphatase 2C 29, with amino-acid sequence MGSGVSTLSSCFRSATPTPDQNDVVFSASEPLDETLGHSFCYVRSSARFLSPTQSDRFLSPSNSLRFSPPHDSTSAARSGRVGWHETGFKAISGASVSANSSTPRTVLQLDNIYDDATETVLGGGGGVRGSIVNGFESTSSFSSLPLQPVPRGGEPSGPMERGGFFLSGPIERGALSGPLESNPPGPDGGVHFSAPLGGLYPKKRRKKGISAIRKAFYRNFEKKQRPWVVPVLNNFAGRKEGPTANGEEHEQGRSNEANVQWALGKAGEDRVHVVVSEEQGWLFVGIYDGFNGPDAPEFLMGNLYRAFYIELQGLFWEVDDAEAQEGSHINQPNACQEVNATNSASDAGNEEVKIDGEVVLEGGNGSNLSPSPAGDRTKRVTFQPEGRRRRLWELLREAEAEEGLDLSGSERFAFSVDDALTVSNAGTAGSAESRRWLLLSKLKQGLSKHREGQGNGKKLFPWRFGLEDKEKVEVENRVEEEEEEEERSAPPGRRRKEGPVDHELVLRALSRALHVTELAYLDMTDKVIDTNPELALMGSCLLVVLMRDEDVYVMNVGDSRAIVAHYEPEEVGSSKKSGEQKDNGLSAEDITEASSAVGDEAPTQAMRLTALQLSTDHSTSIEEEVIRIKNEHPDDKNCILNDRVKGRLKVTRAFGAGFLKQPKFNAPLLEMFRNEYIGTAPYISCLPSLCHHRICPSDQFLILSSDGLYQYLTNQEVVSHVETFMEKFPEGDPAQHLIEELLFRAAKKAGMDFHELLDIPQGDRRKYHDDVTVMVISLEGRIWKSSGKYL